In a genomic window of Macaca nemestrina isolate mMacNem1 chromosome 18, mMacNem.hap1, whole genome shotgun sequence:
- the LOC105485801 gene encoding cyclin-F isoform X6, with protein MRYILIDWLVEVATMKDFTSLCLHLTVECVDRYLRRRLVPRYRLQLLGIACMVICTRFISKEILTIREAVWLTDNTYKYEDLVRMMGEIVSALEGKIRVPTVVDYKEVLLALVPVELRTQHLCSFLCELSLLHTSLSTYAPARLAAAALLLARLTHRQTQPWTTQLWDLTGFSYEDLIPCVLSLHKKCFHDDAPKDYRQVSLTAVKQRFEDKRYGEISQEKVLSYSQLCAALGVTQDSPDPPTFLSTGEIHAFLSSPSGRRTKRKRENSLQEDRGSFVTTPTAELSSQEETLLGSFLDWSLDCCSGYEGDQESEGEKEGDVTAPSGILDVTVVYLNPEQHCCQESSDEEACPEDERPQDPQVPALDTQIPATPGPKSLLRTGPEPGKDVTTSGYSSVSTTSPTSSVDGGLGVLPRPTSVLSLDSDSHTQPCHHQARKSCLQCRPPSPPESSVPRQQVKRINLCIHSEEEDTNLGLVRL; from the exons ATGAG GTACATTCTGATCGACTGGCTGGTGGAAGTTGCCACCATGAAGGACTTCACAAGCCTGTGTCTGCACCTGACCGTGGAGTGTGTGGACCGGTACCTGCGGAGGAGGCTGGTGCCGCGGTACAGGCTCCAGCTGCTGGGCATCGCCTGCATGGTCATCTGCACCCG GTTCATCAGTAAAGAGATCCTGACTATCCGGGAGGCCGTATGGCTCACAGACAACACGTACAAGTATGAGGACCTGGTGAGAATGATGGGCGAGATCGTCTCCGCCTTGGAAGGGAAGATTCGA GTCCCCACCGTGGTGGATTACAAGGAGGTCCTGCTGGCGCTAGTCCCCGTGGAGCTGAGAACCCAGCACCTGTGCAGCTTCCTCTGTGAGCTCTCCCTGCTGCACACCAGCCTGTCCACCTATGCCCCAGCCCGCCTGGCTGCCGCAGCCCTGCTTCTGGCCAGACTGACGCACAGGCAGA CACAGCCCTGGACCACTCAGCTGTGGGACCTCACCGGATTCTCCTATGAGGACCTCATTCCCTGCGTCTTGAGCCTTCATAAGAAGTG CTTCCACGATGACGCCCCCAAGGACTACAGGCAAGTCTCTCTGACCGCCGTGAAGCAGCGATTTGAGGACAAGCGCTATGGAGAAATCAGCCAGGAAAAG GTGCTGAGCTACAGCCAGTTGTGTGCGGCATTAGGAGTGACACAAGACAGCCCCGACCCCCCGACTTTCCTCAGCACAGGGGAGATCCACGCCTTCCTCAGCTCTCCCTCGGGGCGGAGAACCAAACG GAAGCGGGAGAACAGCCTCCAGGAGGACAGGGGCAGCTTTGTTACCACCCCCACTGCGGAACTGTCCAGCCAGGAGGAGACGCTGCTGGGCAGCTTCCTCGACTGGAGCCTGGACTGCTGCTCTGGCTACGAAGGCGACCAGGAGAGCGAGGGCGAGAAGGAGGGTGACG TGACAGCTCCCAGTGGCATCCTCGATGTCACCGTGGTCTACCTGAATCCAGAACAGCATTGCTGCCAGGAATCCAGTGATGAGGAGGCTTGCCCAGAGGACGAGAGACCCCAGGACCCACAGGTACCAGCGCTGGATACCCAGATCCCTGCAACCCCAGGACCCAAGTCCCTGCTCCGCACCGGCCCGGAGCCAGGGAAGGACGTCACGACCTCAGGGTACTCCTCCGTCAGCACCACGAGTCCCACAAGCTCTGTGGATGGTGGCTTGGGGGTCCTGCCCCGACCTACCTCAGTGCTGTCCCTGGACAGTGACTCGCACACACAGCCCTGCCACCATCAGGCCAGGAAGTCATGTTTACAGTGTCGTCCCCCAAGTCCCCCCGAAAGCAGTGTTCCCCGGCAACAGGTGAAACGGATAAACCTATGCATACACAGTGAGGAGGAGGACACGAACCTGGGCCTTGTGAGGCTGTAA